In the Fibrobacter sp. UWR4 genome, one interval contains:
- a CDS encoding PilN domain-containing protein has product MSFGSEITVFLGRYVWCLELGYDFARISRVFRKRGRGLVDISFEGPLEECRQFQLKNGGASDGIILVDGLTNIKVLGEADSVTIPGYKESFFENVDSIDGISKIGASRDSVENAADKVCKIGFSILKHVPAAFYVADSVQKDNQGSTLFCFAESDCADFYFVQDRSLVAYYRLTGGEIEKKAQEVAGYIRENFLVKELSVDVRDRACVACAAAEDLWLFHTDKMSGFTSPTSGDALAQIKQSALFRRSLKACAVILVMSLLMVAFFRCGVVYYGRSNEGKILEYAEMLEKRKQLAELEAKLEKDRAETEVFLAHRSRYATSMKDVVAAVPADLWITKWSMHEHTHIIQGLASTSGDVSLMLQTLERTPGFFNARLRSTEKTTYRRNPVVKFEILVEDNR; this is encoded by the coding sequence ATGTCCTTTGGTTCTGAAATTACAGTATTTCTTGGACGTTATGTCTGGTGCCTGGAATTAGGCTATGATTTTGCCCGTATTTCAAGAGTGTTTCGCAAAAGGGGGAGAGGCCTTGTGGACATTAGCTTTGAAGGCCCTCTGGAAGAATGTCGTCAGTTTCAGCTGAAAAATGGTGGTGCTTCTGATGGCATTATATTGGTTGATGGATTAACCAATATCAAAGTTCTTGGCGAAGCGGATAGCGTTACTATTCCTGGTTATAAGGAAAGCTTTTTTGAAAATGTGGATTCCATTGATGGAATAAGTAAGATTGGTGCTTCCAGGGATTCCGTGGAAAATGCTGCTGATAAGGTCTGTAAAATCGGTTTCAGTATTCTAAAACATGTCCCTGCGGCTTTTTATGTGGCCGATTCCGTTCAAAAGGATAATCAGGGAAGTACCCTATTTTGTTTTGCAGAGAGCGACTGTGCAGACTTCTACTTTGTGCAGGACCGTTCCCTTGTTGCCTATTACCGCCTGACGGGTGGCGAGATTGAAAAGAAGGCCCAGGAGGTGGCTGGATACATCCGTGAGAATTTCCTTGTCAAGGAATTGTCCGTAGATGTTCGGGATAGGGCGTGTGTCGCCTGTGCCGCTGCTGAAGATCTCTGGCTGTTCCATACTGACAAGATGAGTGGCTTTACGTCGCCGACTTCTGGTGATGCCCTTGCCCAAATAAAGCAGTCCGCTCTTTTCCGCAGGTCACTGAAGGCATGCGCAGTCATCCTGGTAATGTCCTTGCTGATGGTTGCATTTTTCCGTTGCGGGGTGGTCTATTATGGCCGTTCCAACGAGGGCAAGATCCTGGAGTACGCCGAGATGCTTGAAAAGCGCAAGCAGCTGGCGGAGCTTGAGGCTAAACTAGAGAAGGACAGGGCCGAGACCGAGGTGTTCCTGGCGCATCGCAGCCGCTACGCCACGTCCATGAAAGATGTGGTGGCAGCCGTTCCTGCGGACCTGTGGATTACCAAATGGAGTATGCATGAGCATACCCATATAATCCAGGGGCTGGCTTCAACGTCCGGGGATGTCTCCTTGATGTTGCAGACCCTGGAACGTACGCCCGGCTTTTTCAACGCCCGCCTGAGAAGTACCGAAAAAACGACCTACCGCAGGAACCCTGTGGTCAAGTTTGAAATTCTGGTGGAGGATAACCGATGA
- a CDS encoding peptidoglycan DD-metalloendopeptidase family protein — MNFKTIITLCALPLAVFAQDANTAPNEAAKNVAVTESEFSGNTSIDSADAGNIDAPASAIVDSKESEAAVAAADTENAADSTDSQEADDEKEMSQEEADAELAAAMGSDSTVSGSTTLTLDMSKAAIPTESRRIAGPYGLRTYRMHRGVDLGLCHGEDRTIVAAFPGKVKLVRNQGRRKGYGKYVIIDHGNGLTTLYAHLASWKVKVGDELQAGDTVGVGGNTGRSFGAHLHFEMKYNGVYIDPTTVFNFQEGTYVTATAEIEQSKIQAVEDEYQKELSKHRYYKVRRGDCLGKIARKYGTTVGKLKRLNGLRSDSIRPGQVLKCS; from the coding sequence ATGAATTTCAAGACAATCATTACCCTCTGTGCCCTGCCTCTGGCTGTTTTTGCCCAGGACGCAAACACAGCGCCCAATGAAGCCGCAAAAAATGTGGCAGTTACCGAAAGCGAATTTTCCGGCAACACCTCCATCGATTCCGCTGACGCAGGCAATATTGATGCGCCTGCATCCGCTATCGTAGATTCCAAGGAATCCGAAGCAGCAGTAGCCGCAGCCGATACAGAAAATGCCGCGGACTCAACGGACAGTCAGGAAGCCGACGACGAAAAGGAAATGTCCCAGGAAGAAGCGGATGCCGAACTGGCCGCCGCCATGGGTAGCGATTCCACCGTTAGCGGAAGCACAACCTTAACACTGGACATGTCCAAGGCTGCAATTCCCACCGAAAGTCGCCGCATCGCTGGCCCCTACGGCTTACGAACCTACCGCATGCATCGCGGCGTTGACCTGGGCCTTTGTCATGGCGAAGACCGAACCATTGTGGCCGCATTCCCCGGCAAGGTAAAACTGGTCCGCAATCAGGGCCGACGTAAAGGCTACGGCAAGTATGTGATTATCGACCACGGCAACGGCCTTACCACTCTCTACGCCCACTTGGCCAGCTGGAAGGTAAAAGTCGGTGACGAACTTCAGGCCGGAGACACTGTAGGCGTTGGCGGCAACACAGGCCGTTCCTTCGGCGCCCACCTCCATTTCGAAATGAAATACAATGGCGTCTATATCGACCCCACTACCGTCTTCAATTTCCAGGAAGGCACCTACGTTACCGCAACTGCAGAAATTGAACAGAGTAAAATCCAGGCTGTAGAGGACGAATACCAGAAGGAACTTTCCAAGCATCGCTACTATAAGGTTCGCCGCGGTGACTGCCTGGGTAAAATCGCCCGCAAGTACGGAACCACCGTGGGCAAACTGAAGCGCCTCAATGGCCTCCGCAGCGACAGCATCCGCCCGGGCCAAGTGCTGAAATGTTCCTAA
- a CDS encoding C25 family cysteine peptidase codes for MGQRVDIIVDSVLYADSQVVAAVNQYASAVHDFYGIEINTYAFKPAAYGSTAQELKSEIKKSWENSDRGHLEGVILMGDLPRPMMEYPQWNNDGFRYQRWVTDYYYMDMDGDWLDTASGWQYNAGGKIKDTLLKSPQFNINSRAPFVGAPTDSFFHSI; via the coding sequence GTGGGACAGAGGGTAGATATTATTGTCGATAGCGTTCTTTACGCAGATTCCCAGGTTGTTGCTGCAGTAAATCAATACGCCTCTGCAGTCCATGATTTCTATGGAATTGAAATCAACACTTACGCTTTTAAGCCTGCTGCTTATGGTTCAACAGCCCAAGAACTGAAATCCGAAATAAAAAAATCATGGGAAAATTCTGACCGAGGTCATTTGGAGGGCGTCATCCTTATGGGAGACCTTCCGCGTCCCATGATGGAATACCCCCAGTGGAACAATGACGGTTTTCGTTACCAGCGTTGGGTTACTGACTATTACTATATGGATATGGACGGCGACTGGCTAGACACTGCAAGTGGTTGGCAGTATAATGCCGGTGGCAAAATTAAGGATACCCTATTAAAATCCCCTCAGTTTAATATTAATAGCAGAGCTCCCTTTGTTGGAGCTCCTACGGATTCCTTTTTCCATTCGATTTGA
- a CDS encoding PAS domain-containing protein codes for MTNLNPFFKSILDQDDTAIVICNLNHEIIYMNPKACEAQAKRGGAALIGRCLLDCHSPESREKIHKVMDWFLADKSHNWVHTFFNEKQNKDGYMIALRDENGELIGYYEKHEFRTKDETPFYQL; via the coding sequence ATGACAAATCTTAATCCTTTCTTCAAATCAATCCTTGACCAGGATGATACCGCTATTGTCATCTGCAATTTGAATCATGAAATCATTTATATGAACCCGAAGGCTTGCGAAGCCCAGGCGAAGCGTGGGGGAGCCGCCCTCATCGGCCGTTGTCTTCTGGATTGCCACAGTCCGGAATCCCGTGAAAAAATCCATAAAGTGATGGATTGGTTCCTGGCGGATAAATCTCACAATTGGGTTCACACGTTCTTTAATGAAAAGCAGAATAAGGACGGTTACATGATCGCCCTTAGGGATGAAAATGGGGAACTCATTGGTTACTATGAAAAACATGAGTTCCGCACCAAGGATGAGACGCCTTTCTACCAGCTCTAA
- a CDS encoding glycine--tRNA ligase: MAKKVQDALKDIISLCKRRGFIFPGSEIYDGLANTWDYGPYGVELKRNIKNLWWKKFVTSRKDVLGLDSSILLNPRVWKASGHVGNFSDPLVDCLACHERFRADHLLEEKLGDGCCAGKNFDQIAEMMVENKIECPSCGKTEFTKPRAFNLMFQTEIGVIEGEGNKVYLRPETAQGIFVDFKNIVDNVRPRIPFGVGQIGKSFRNEITPGNFIFRTREFEQMELEFFCEPGTELDWYNFWRKYCFNWLIKDLGVNESKLRLREHAKEELSHYSNGTTDVEYEFPFGWGELWGIASRTNFDLTAHQNESKVKQEYNDQVNNKRYVPYVVEPSLGVERLLLVLLCDAYEVQKLENDERTVLHFDPKVAPVKVAVLPLVKKGQVKAKAEELYEQLLQRWNVEYDETQSIGKRYRRQDELGTPFCVTVDFDTVGEGESDPAKLGYVTVRERDSMQQELVKIDELEAYLAAKLGC, from the coding sequence ATGGCAAAGAAAGTTCAGGATGCCCTCAAAGACATCATTTCCCTCTGCAAGCGCCGCGGTTTCATTTTCCCGGGTTCCGAAATTTATGACGGCCTGGCCAACACCTGGGACTACGGTCCGTACGGTGTAGAACTGAAGCGCAACATCAAGAACCTCTGGTGGAAGAAGTTTGTGACCAGCCGTAAGGACGTGCTGGGTCTTGATAGCTCTATTCTCTTGAACCCCCGCGTTTGGAAGGCTTCTGGCCACGTGGGTAACTTCTCTGACCCCCTGGTTGACTGCCTCGCTTGCCACGAACGTTTCCGCGCCGACCATCTGCTGGAAGAAAAGCTGGGTGACGGCTGCTGCGCCGGCAAGAACTTTGACCAGATCGCCGAAATGATGGTGGAAAACAAGATCGAATGCCCGAGCTGCGGCAAGACCGAATTCACCAAGCCCCGCGCATTTAACCTCATGTTCCAGACCGAAATCGGCGTGATCGAAGGCGAAGGCAACAAGGTTTATCTTCGTCCGGAAACCGCTCAGGGTATCTTCGTTGACTTCAAGAACATTGTGGACAACGTTCGCCCCCGCATTCCGTTTGGCGTAGGTCAGATCGGTAAGTCTTTCCGTAACGAAATTACCCCGGGTAACTTCATCTTCCGTACCCGCGAATTCGAACAGATGGAACTGGAATTCTTCTGCGAACCGGGCACCGAACTTGACTGGTACAACTTCTGGCGTAAGTACTGCTTCAACTGGCTCATCAAGGACCTGGGCGTGAACGAATCCAAGCTCCGCCTCCGCGAACATGCCAAGGAAGAACTTTCCCACTACTCTAACGGTACCACCGACGTGGAATACGAATTCCCGTTCGGTTGGGGCGAACTGTGGGGTATCGCAAGCCGTACCAACTTCGACTTGACTGCTCACCAGAACGAATCCAAGGTCAAGCAGGAATACAATGACCAGGTGAACAACAAGCGCTATGTGCCTTACGTTGTGGAACCGTCCCTCGGTGTGGAACGCTTGCTCCTGGTTCTCCTCTGCGACGCTTACGAAGTCCAGAAGCTCGAAAACGACGAACGTACCGTTCTCCATTTCGACCCGAAGGTTGCTCCGGTTAAGGTTGCTGTTCTGCCTCTCGTCAAGAAGGGCCAGGTCAAGGCAAAGGCCGAAGAACTTTACGAACAGCTGCTCCAGCGCTGGAACGTGGAATACGACGAAACTCAGTCCATCGGTAAGCGTTACCGCCGTCAGGACGAACTGGGCACTCCGTTCTGCGTCACTGTCGACTTCGACACCGTTGGCGAAGGCGAATCTGATCCGGCAAAGCTTGGCTACGTCACCGTCCGTGAACGTGACTCCATGCAGCAGGAACTGGTAAAGATCGACGAACTGGAAGCATACCTGGCTGCAAAGCTGGGCTGCTAG
- a CDS encoding tRNA-dihydrouridine synthase family protein — translation MKPIYFAPLQGFTECAYRQAHFSYVGGVDAYYTPFLRVEKGEARAKELRDLQQDLEFIRSRQSNVCHCENQGYQSCDDETNHFYNVIPQVICRDVHEFRILVDAIQKLKQDCGFAPDEVFPQIDINMGCPFPMQAKSGRGSGILPRTDAVKEILQEVKRHSERSDIELSATCCPTILRFKGAESSPKISDAERPQHDSMDVHQHDLRFSVKMRLGYTSPDECLALLPLLNEAPLAHITMHPRTGIQQYKGALDFTAFEKFYEGCKHPIIFNGDITSIKDIQAIACRFPNLKGIMIGRGLLANPALATQYQDGSKNTGNPIPALIKIHDALLADYRKRLQGDAQILDKIRPFWTYAVLEKRTIKKIAKARKLSDYLDAVNEISFPSK, via the coding sequence ATGAAGCCCATTTACTTCGCTCCCTTACAAGGTTTTACCGAATGCGCTTACCGCCAAGCGCATTTTTCTTATGTAGGCGGAGTGGACGCGTACTACACCCCCTTCCTCCGAGTGGAAAAAGGGGAAGCCCGAGCCAAGGAACTGCGGGATCTGCAGCAGGATCTGGAATTCATTAGAAGCAGGCAATCCAACGTCTGTCATTGTGAAAATCAGGGATACCAGTCCTGTGATGATGAAACCAATCACTTTTACAACGTCATTCCACAGGTCATCTGCCGCGACGTTCATGAGTTTCGCATTCTTGTAGACGCTATCCAGAAGTTGAAACAGGACTGCGGATTTGCCCCCGACGAAGTATTCCCGCAAATAGACATCAACATGGGATGCCCCTTCCCCATGCAGGCGAAATCTGGCCGCGGTTCAGGCATCCTCCCGCGAACCGACGCCGTTAAGGAAATTCTCCAGGAAGTTAAACGTCATTCTGAACGTAGTGATATAGAATTGTCGGCAACTTGTTGCCCTACAATTCTTAGGTTCAAAGGAGCAGAATCCAGTCCCAAAATATCCGATGCTGAGCGTCCTCAGCATGACAGCATGGACGTTCATCAGCATGACTTAAGGTTCAGCGTCAAGATGCGTCTGGGCTACACCTCCCCCGACGAATGTCTAGCCCTGTTGCCGCTGTTGAACGAAGCGCCCCTCGCCCACATCACCATGCACCCGCGAACAGGCATCCAGCAGTATAAGGGTGCGTTAGACTTCACTGCATTTGAAAAGTTCTACGAAGGATGCAAACATCCCATAATCTTTAACGGCGACATCACCAGCATTAAGGACATTCAGGCCATCGCTTGCCGCTTCCCGAACCTCAAGGGAATCATGATCGGCCGCGGCCTGCTGGCCAATCCCGCATTAGCGACGCAATATCAGGACGGTTCAAAAAATACGGGCAATCCCATTCCCGCGCTCATCAAAATCCACGATGCCCTTCTAGCCGATTACCGCAAGCGCCTCCAAGGTGACGCTCAAATTCTAGACAAGATTCGCCCCTTCTGGACCTACGCTGTTTTGGAAAAGCGCACCATAAAGAAAATCGCCAAGGCCCGAAAACTCAGCGATTATCTAGACGCAGTGAATGAAATCAGTTTCCCATCAAAGTGA
- the pilO gene encoding type 4a pilus biogenesis protein PilO — protein sequence MSLFFQKNRFVIYSILTIVMVFAVIAKFLVPEGITAVSEFTAIRAEAQKTTLLQDDAKSPDELIAEYRKISSQIESRINVEVSASGILRSILETAAADSIQLLDLTTAERHLQGNRAEYPVNFKASGRYHDFHDFVTDLENGIYCLKISSIDVLPGKGNLVTASVRMSILGKAGGSNE from the coding sequence ATGAGCCTCTTTTTCCAGAAAAATCGATTTGTGATTTATTCCATCTTGACGATCGTCATGGTTTTTGCCGTTATTGCCAAGTTCCTAGTACCCGAGGGGATAACCGCGGTGAGCGAGTTCACGGCGATTCGCGCCGAAGCTCAGAAGACCACCCTTTTGCAGGATGATGCGAAGTCTCCCGACGAATTGATTGCAGAATACAGGAAAATCAGTAGCCAGATTGAATCCAGGATCAATGTGGAGGTCTCTGCCTCTGGAATCCTCAGGAGCATCCTGGAAACCGCAGCTGCCGACAGCATTCAGCTTCTGGACCTTACGACCGCCGAGCGCCATCTCCAGGGAAACCGCGCAGAGTACCCGGTGAATTTCAAAGCCAGCGGGCGCTACCACGATTTCCACGACTTCGTGACGGATCTGGAAAACGGGATCTATTGCCTGAAGATTTCCTCCATCGACGTGCTGCCGGGAAAGGGCAACCTGGTGACTGCGTCCGTAAGGATGTCCATCCTTGGCAAGGCAGGAGGCAGCAATGAATAA
- a CDS encoding PA14 domain-containing protein, which yields MKASQTGLCSLKVVSDNHRRIFVGDTAVIDAWIDDYDKPYYGAVELKAGKVYPVKIEYAESYGGANFALYKKYESETEWTSVHDSVWFLDEECKNNGIKATYFANMFLQDSLDHAGEKAGWKRGVPNGVFDGHYSKKGAVSDSFEIWVSRVDPNTATLYGTPKTLLLQWLKKATQEHQGKTHSNKSGFFITEDADTTSASEKKFLNGLRYIYPDENPEVMKVNGKTYVETIAGDYDWITYVGHGNELGLANGFYVSQLKYPYAVKARVFHFASCSPLYNYDYVGNHYSISVGSAHVFGTTGGGLAAVGATKTSGDNQLDDFMYYAARDSLLGEAYLSWINQRIKRNRYPGNGIYDWFYVESLVGDPFVSMSTDKVSAVVRKNLPAGERHFIEKQNFDVKGRSRMRNTTPFYYIIR from the coding sequence GTGAAAGCTTCTCAAACTGGACTTTGTTCCTTGAAAGTTGTTTCGGATAACCATCGTCGAATTTTCGTTGGCGATACTGCGGTTATAGATGCCTGGATTGACGATTACGATAAACCTTACTATGGTGCTGTTGAATTGAAGGCTGGCAAAGTATATCCTGTAAAAATTGAATATGCGGAATCGTACGGTGGAGCTAATTTCGCCTTGTATAAGAAATACGAATCTGAAACTGAATGGACTTCTGTGCATGATTCCGTATGGTTCCTTGACGAGGAATGCAAAAACAATGGAATTAAGGCAACCTATTTCGCCAACATGTTCTTGCAGGATTCTTTAGACCATGCTGGGGAAAAGGCGGGATGGAAGAGAGGTGTCCCAAATGGAGTATTTGATGGACATTATTCCAAGAAAGGGGCTGTCTCGGATTCTTTTGAAATATGGGTTTCCCGTGTAGATCCCAATACAGCAACCCTCTATGGAACTCCAAAAACATTGTTGTTGCAATGGCTGAAAAAGGCGACACAGGAACATCAGGGAAAAACTCATTCAAATAAGTCTGGCTTCTTTATTACAGAAGATGCAGACACGACCTCTGCCAGTGAAAAAAAGTTTCTCAATGGCTTGCGCTATATTTATCCCGACGAAAATCCTGAAGTCATGAAAGTGAATGGGAAAACCTACGTTGAAACAATTGCTGGAGACTATGACTGGATCACCTACGTTGGACATGGGAATGAACTTGGACTTGCCAACGGCTTTTACGTTTCCCAGTTAAAGTATCCCTATGCAGTGAAGGCGAGGGTGTTCCATTTTGCCTCTTGCAGCCCTCTGTATAATTATGATTATGTTGGCAATCATTATAGCATATCAGTAGGTAGCGCTCATGTATTTGGCACAACGGGCGGAGGACTTGCGGCAGTGGGAGCAACAAAAACAAGCGGAGATAATCAGCTTGATGACTTTATGTACTACGCTGCACGAGACAGTCTGCTAGGCGAAGCCTATCTCAGCTGGATTAATCAGCGCATTAAAAGGAACCGCTACCCAGGAAACGGCATTTATGATTGGTTCTATGTGGAATCCCTTGTAGGAGATCCATTTGTTTCAATGAGTACTGATAAAGTATCTGCTGTTGTAAGAAAGAATCTGCCTGCTGGTGAACGCCACTTTATTGAAAAACAAAATTTTGACGTAAAAGGTCGCTCCAGAATGCGGAATACGACTCCGTTTTATTACATAATTCGCTAA
- a CDS encoding DUF2614 family zinc ribbon-containing protein — translation MNNPKINRLIGYIILFIGFFLFYKGFKPVGVSDNIADADFILLALAIGFLIGSMVWMIKKVRCPHCNKLLHLKLYNIDVCPHCGKSTDPDEK, via the coding sequence ATGAACAACCCGAAAATTAATCGCCTTATAGGCTACATCATTTTGTTCATTGGCTTTTTCCTTTTTTATAAGGGTTTTAAGCCTGTGGGTGTGTCGGACAATATTGCCGACGCGGATTTTATTCTGCTTGCTTTGGCTATCGGCTTCCTCATTGGTTCGATGGTGTGGATGATCAAGAAGGTTCGCTGCCCGCACTGCAACAAGCTTTTGCACTTGAAATTGTATAACATTGACGTTTGCCCTCATTGCGGCAAATCTACAGACCCGGATGAAAAATGA
- a CDS encoding secretin and TonB N-terminal domain-containing protein encodes MMCLWATGAFAQLPELPIADSVVVKKLNVKNTEIRDLLQGMAVQYGLNLFLAPEVNGPVTVNFNNQPLKDALRVLLTGNGYEYALERGVIYVRKPAPVVPEKPKAPEKRFVVEWNAEKLSVDVDAADLANLIRKITESTGKNIFINDVAPTQNVTLFFKDLPFEKAMNFIAGKVDLEYGEEDGVATFKKPTWNLSGNNASNGKYKVRYGKDSLLSVEAVDAPLANIVSEILAQTKMNAMVYGKLDGNITAHISNVSLQNALKYLFQGTSYTFWERDGVYFIGPHEMQTADNSLLIKLKHLKAETVIGLLPSSLTKSTQIQVVKSQNALIAVGSYDVLDAISQYIEKMDLPVAQILIEVLVVDMDIEKGHSHGLNLFFGKASKNMGSEALFPNIDQTLNAKQTQSIFNGLGLGEIISVPKDMVAKIQAMEQEKILDVKARSQIATLNGETAVLTIGQTQYYMLTSEVDYNQGDAVTNKTTQRFEQIAANSNITVTPYVTGEGEITCEIVPDFSEPEGSFNSSVPPTLNKRYVKSSVRLRNGETIVLGGMVKESMHDVYNQVPFLGSLPVIGWLFKNVERVKSKSQLLIFVTPHIYYGADASVDVADELEKAQGPIIPKKDKKKDAKK; translated from the coding sequence ATGATGTGCCTGTGGGCTACAGGGGCTTTTGCTCAGCTTCCGGAATTGCCCATTGCGGATTCCGTCGTAGTCAAGAAACTGAATGTGAAGAATACGGAAATCAGGGATTTGCTTCAAGGAATGGCTGTACAGTATGGCTTGAATCTGTTCCTAGCTCCGGAAGTGAATGGCCCTGTGACCGTGAACTTCAATAACCAGCCTCTGAAGGATGCCTTGCGCGTGCTGTTGACGGGCAATGGCTATGAGTACGCCTTGGAACGTGGGGTCATTTATGTGCGAAAACCTGCTCCTGTTGTCCCCGAAAAGCCGAAGGCTCCCGAAAAACGCTTTGTCGTGGAATGGAATGCAGAAAAGTTAAGTGTTGATGTGGATGCTGCCGACCTTGCAAATTTGATCCGCAAGATTACTGAGTCTACGGGTAAGAATATTTTTATCAATGATGTTGCTCCTACACAGAATGTGACTTTATTCTTTAAGGATTTGCCTTTTGAAAAGGCTATGAATTTCATTGCGGGTAAGGTGGATTTGGAATATGGGGAAGAGGATGGTGTGGCAACCTTCAAGAAGCCTACATGGAATCTTTCCGGTAATAATGCTAGCAATGGTAAGTACAAGGTTCGCTATGGTAAGGATTCTCTGCTCAGTGTAGAAGCTGTTGATGCGCCTCTCGCAAATATCGTTAGTGAAATTTTGGCTCAGACTAAGATGAACGCTATGGTTTACGGAAAACTAGATGGAAACATTACTGCCCATATCTCTAATGTTTCTTTGCAGAATGCTTTGAAATATTTATTTCAGGGAACGTCCTACACCTTCTGGGAGCGTGATGGTGTTTACTTTATCGGTCCCCATGAAATGCAGACTGCGGATAACTCCCTGTTGATTAAGTTGAAACATTTGAAGGCAGAAACTGTTATTGGACTTCTGCCCTCTAGCCTTACCAAGAGCACTCAAATTCAGGTGGTAAAATCACAGAACGCATTGATTGCGGTTGGTTCTTATGATGTTCTTGACGCAATTTCCCAGTACATTGAAAAAATGGATTTGCCGGTGGCTCAGATTCTAATTGAAGTCCTCGTGGTGGATATGGATATTGAAAAGGGACATAGCCATGGTCTGAATTTGTTTTTTGGCAAGGCTTCCAAGAACATGGGGTCCGAAGCCTTGTTCCCCAATATTGACCAGACGCTGAATGCAAAACAGACGCAGAGTATTTTCAACGGACTTGGTCTTGGAGAAATAATTTCTGTACCCAAGGATATGGTTGCAAAAATTCAGGCTATGGAACAAGAAAAGATTCTGGATGTGAAGGCTCGTTCTCAGATTGCTACCTTGAATGGCGAAACTGCTGTGCTTACCATCGGCCAAACTCAGTACTATATGCTTACCTCCGAAGTGGACTACAACCAGGGGGATGCGGTTACTAATAAGACCACTCAGCGATTTGAACAGATTGCGGCGAATTCCAACATTACGGTTACGCCTTATGTGACTGGCGAAGGTGAAATTACTTGTGAAATCGTACCGGATTTTTCTGAACCCGAAGGATCCTTTAACTCCAGTGTTCCTCCTACACTTAACAAACGATACGTGAAGTCTTCTGTTCGTTTGCGCAATGGAGAGACGATTGTCCTTGGTGGCATGGTGAAGGAAAGTATGCACGATGTGTATAACCAGGTGCCGTTCCTTGGATCCTTGCCGGTGATTGGATGGTTGTTCAAAAACGTGGAACGTGTTAAAAGTAAGAGCCAGCTCTTGATTTTTGTGACACCCCATATTTATTATGGTGCCGATGCTAGTGTGGATGTTGCTGATGAACTGGAAAAGGCTCAGGGTCCGATTATTCCTAAAAAAGACAAGAAAAAGGATGCCAAGAAGTAA